The following coding sequences are from one Epinephelus moara isolate mb chromosome 7, YSFRI_EMoa_1.0, whole genome shotgun sequence window:
- the hspd1 gene encoding 60 kDa heat shock protein, mitochondrial — protein MFRLPTVMKQVRPVCRALAPHLTRAYAKDVKFGADARALMLQGVDLLADAVAVTMGPKGRTVIIEQSWGSPKVTKDGVTVAKSIDLKDKYKNIGAKLVQDVANNTNEEAGDGTTTATVLARAIAKEGFDTISKGANPVEIRRGVMMAVETVIKELKNLSKPVTTPEEIAQVATISANGDVEIGNIISNAMKKVGRKGVITVKDGKTLHDELEIIEGMKFDRGYISPYFINTAKGQKCEFQDAYLLLSEKKISSVQSIVPALEIANQHRKPLVIVAEDVDGEALSTLVLNRLKVGLQVVAVKAPGFGDNRKNQLRDMAVATGGTVFGDEAVGLALEDIQAHDFGKIGEVQITKDDTLLLKGGGSPAEVEKRAAEIVEQLENTTSDYEKEKLNERLAKLSDGVAVLKVGGTSDVEVNEKKDRVTDALNATRAAVEEGIVPGGGCALLRCIPSLDAIQTANADQKIGVEIIRRALRIPAMTIAKNAGVEGSLVVEKILQGSAELGYDAMQGEYVNMVEKGIIDPTKVVRTALLDAAGVASLLSTAEAVVTEIPKEEKEMPGGMGGMGGMGGMGGMGGGMGF, from the exons ATGTTTCGTTTACCGACAGTCATGAAGCAGGTGAGGCCCGTGTGCAGGGCGCTGGCTCCTCACCTCACACGAGCCTACGCCAAGGATGTGAAGTTTGGAGCTGATGCTCGCGCCCTCATGCTGCAGGGCGTCGACCTGCTGGCTGACGCTGTGGCTGTCACCATGGGCCCAAAG GGTCGCACCGTCATCATCGAGCAGAGCTGGGGCAGCCCGAAGGTCACCAAGGACGGCGTGACAGTGGCCAAGAGCATCGACCTGAAGGACAAGTACAAGAACATCGGTGCCAAGCTGGTGCAGGACGTGGCCAACAACACCAACGAGGAGGCCGGTGACGGTACGACCACCGCCACAGTTCTGGCCCGGGCCATCGCCAAGGAGGGCTTTGACACCATCAGCAAAGGCGCCAACCCCGTGGAGATCCGCCGTGGAGTCATGATGGCCGTGGAGACCGTCATCAAGGAGCTGAAAAATCTCTCCAAGCCTGTCACGACCCCCGAGGAGATCGCACAG GTTGCTACAATCTCAGCCAACGGGGACGTGGAGATCGGTAACATCATTTCCAACGCCATGAAGAAAGTTGGCCGCAAGGGCGTGATCACAGTCAAG GATGGAAAGACGCTGCACGATGAGCTGGAGATCATCGAGGGAATGAAGTTTGACCGTGGTTACATCTCTCCCTACTTCATCAACACTGCTAAAG GTCAGAAGTGCGAGTTCCAGGACGCCTACCTGCTGCTGAGCGAGAAGAAGATCTCCAGCGTGCAGAGCATCGTGCCGGCTCTGGAGATCGCCAACCAGCACCGCAAACCGCTGGTGATCGTGGCCGAGGACGTTGACGGAGAGGCCCTCAGCACCCTGGTCCTCAACAG GCTGAAGGTCGGGCTGCAGGTGGTCGCCGTCAAAGCTCCAGGCTTCGGAGACAACAGGAAGAATCAGCTGAGGGACATGGCCGTCGCCACCGGAGGCACC GTGTTCGGAGACGAGGCCGTGGGTCTGGCTCTCGAAGACATCCAGGCTCACGACTTCGGTAAGATCGGCGAGGTGCAGATCACCAAAGACgacacactgctgctgaagGGAGGCGGCAGCCCGGCTGAAGTGGAGAAGCGTGCGGCGGAGATCGTGGAGCAGCTGGAGAACACCACCAGCGACTATGAGAAGGAGAAACTCAACGAGCGGCTCGCCAAGCTGTCTGACGGAGTGGCCGTGCTCAAG GTCGGAGGAACAAGTGACGTGGAGGTGAATGAGAAGAAGGACCGCGTGACGGACGCCCTGAACGCCACACGGgcagctgtggaggagggaATCGTACCAGGTGGAGGCTGCGCCCTGCTGCGCTGCATCCCATCACTTGATGCCATCCAGACTGCCAACGCTGACCAGAAGATCG GTGTGGAGATCATCAGACGGGCGCTGCGTATCCCCGCCATGACCATCGCTAAGAACGCAGGAGTTGAGGGGTCACTAGTGGTGGAGAAGATCCTGCAGGGGTCAGCTGAGCTCGGCTACGACGCCATGCAGGGAGAGTACGTCAACATGGTGGAGAAGGGCATCATCGACCCCACCAAG GTGGTGAGGACGGCCCTGCTGGACGCCGCCGGAGTCgcctctctgctctccaccGCCGAGGCCGTCGTCACAGAGATCCccaaggaggagaaggagatgCCAGGAGGCATGGGAGGAATGGGAGGCATGGGAGGCATGGGCGGTATGGGAGGTGGCATGGGTTTCTAA